Proteins co-encoded in one Hyalangium ruber genomic window:
- a CDS encoding serine/threonine-protein kinase has protein sequence MEHQPPAPPSPGRQPRRGETVGRYLILERVGEGGMGVVYAAWDPDLGRRVAIKLLRTDKQQIDGPTRGQARLLREAQAMARVSHPNVISVYDVGTLDDSVFVAMEFVDGNTLKKWLKEKPRSWSEVLDTYLAAGRGLSGAHAVGLVHRDFKPDNVLIGKDGRIRVTDFGLARLENDEEAGARRATLPEMAAIPDGAELAQLTQDGLVVGTLSYMAPEQRRGAPPDARSDQFSFCVALYWGLYGVRPFDRQRSPSRGGESSPGSSQKGTQRDSQRTLNPRPVNAATGAFEPPEDSKVPRYLWRVLMRGLAPEPEKRFASMEALLAQLEYQPRRTRRVAAAAALVLAASAGGGTWYARQAARSQELLCTGAEQKLVDIWDEPSRRRVTESLVATGQPQAANVATQVSSMLDAYARGWVEASTEACRATRLRGEQTEALMSLRVVCLERRLQDLKAVTGVLATADADLLGKAADTVSLLPSVRGCENVDALSQVEPAPDAPQTREEIERLSGELAQLKALTDAGRYEQGLKVAEPAVKAASALGYRPLVAEATLRHGWLLARRNELAPAERHLFEALSTAFAARSDEVVARAATMLVFVVGFDRKRFDTTLQWSQLAQSALVRLSHPPDIESELLNNLGVAYLRQNRQPEALTAFQKSLELVERHLGPEHARRANVLGNIGIVHRKEGRFAEASRAISDALALRERLSGADHPLAANLHYALAQTHLSLNDFEKSLGHARRALEINLATFGPEHLQVGGTYDVVGEAYLGKGQYREARESYQKALAIKEKALGKTHVDLSYSATGLAQSYLKLNEPARALPLFERVLALAPPGQRGDAYLGMAQALDTRGPQRSQALERARKARAEYEQAKDAEGVAKVDAWLAKHPGVAGRSL, from the coding sequence GCCGCCGCGTCGCCATCAAGCTGCTGCGCACCGACAAGCAGCAGATCGACGGCCCCACCCGAGGCCAGGCCCGCCTGCTGCGCGAGGCCCAGGCCATGGCCCGTGTCTCGCACCCCAACGTCATCTCCGTCTATGACGTGGGGACCCTGGACGACAGCGTCTTCGTCGCCATGGAGTTCGTCGACGGCAACACCCTCAAGAAGTGGCTGAAGGAGAAGCCGCGCTCCTGGAGCGAGGTGCTGGACACCTACCTGGCCGCCGGGCGCGGACTGTCGGGGGCGCATGCGGTGGGGCTCGTCCACCGCGACTTCAAGCCCGACAACGTGCTGATCGGCAAGGACGGGCGCATCCGCGTCACCGACTTCGGTCTGGCGCGCCTGGAGAACGACGAGGAGGCCGGGGCCCGCCGCGCCACGCTGCCGGAGATGGCCGCCATTCCAGACGGCGCGGAGCTGGCCCAGCTCACCCAGGACGGCCTGGTGGTGGGGACCCTCTCGTACATGGCGCCGGAGCAGCGCCGCGGAGCGCCGCCCGACGCGCGCTCGGATCAGTTCAGCTTCTGTGTGGCGCTCTACTGGGGGCTCTATGGCGTGCGCCCCTTCGATCGGCAGCGCTCGCCCTCGCGGGGCGGGGAGTCCAGTCCGGGCTCCTCCCAGAAGGGCACGCAGCGCGACAGCCAGCGCACCCTCAACCCCCGTCCCGTCAACGCGGCCACGGGCGCCTTCGAGCCGCCCGAGGACTCGAAGGTGCCGCGGTACCTCTGGCGGGTGCTCATGCGCGGGCTGGCGCCCGAGCCGGAGAAGCGCTTTGCCTCCATGGAGGCCCTGCTCGCGCAACTGGAGTACCAGCCTCGGAGGACCCGACGGGTGGCCGCGGCCGCAGCCCTCGTGTTGGCGGCGAGCGCTGGCGGCGGCACCTGGTACGCCCGTCAGGCGGCGCGAAGCCAGGAGCTGCTGTGTACCGGCGCGGAGCAGAAGCTGGTGGACATCTGGGATGAGCCGAGCCGCCGCCGGGTGACCGAGTCCCTGGTGGCGACCGGCCAGCCTCAGGCGGCGAACGTAGCCACCCAGGTCTCCAGCATGCTGGATGCGTACGCACGCGGCTGGGTCGAGGCGAGCACCGAGGCCTGCCGCGCCACGCGCCTGCGAGGCGAGCAGACCGAGGCGCTGATGTCCCTCCGGGTGGTGTGCCTGGAACGGCGCCTCCAGGACTTGAAGGCCGTCACCGGGGTGTTGGCCACGGCGGACGCCGACCTGTTGGGCAAGGCGGCCGATACCGTCTCGCTCCTGCCCTCCGTGCGCGGCTGCGAGAACGTGGACGCGCTGAGCCAGGTAGAGCCCGCTCCCGACGCTCCTCAGACGAGGGAGGAGATCGAGCGCCTCTCCGGCGAGCTGGCGCAGCTCAAGGCACTGACCGACGCGGGCCGATACGAGCAGGGGCTGAAGGTGGCGGAGCCAGCGGTGAAGGCGGCCAGCGCGCTCGGGTACCGACCTCTGGTGGCGGAGGCGACGCTACGGCACGGCTGGCTGCTCGCGCGCCGCAACGAGCTGGCGCCGGCGGAGCGCCACCTCTTCGAGGCCCTCAGCACCGCCTTCGCCGCGCGCAGTGACGAGGTGGTGGCCCGCGCGGCGACCATGCTCGTCTTCGTGGTGGGCTTCGACCGGAAGCGCTTCGACACGACGCTGCAGTGGAGCCAGCTGGCGCAGTCCGCGCTGGTGCGCCTGTCCCACCCTCCCGACATAGAGAGCGAGCTGCTCAACAACCTGGGCGTGGCGTACCTGCGCCAGAACCGCCAGCCCGAGGCGCTCACGGCCTTCCAGAAGTCGCTCGAGCTGGTCGAGCGCCACCTGGGCCCGGAGCATGCCCGCCGCGCCAATGTCCTGGGCAACATCGGCATCGTCCACCGCAAGGAGGGCCGCTTCGCGGAAGCAAGCCGAGCGATCAGCGACGCGCTCGCGCTGCGTGAGCGCCTCAGTGGCGCCGACCACCCCCTGGCCGCCAACCTCCACTACGCCCTGGCGCAGACCCACCTCAGCCTGAACGACTTCGAGAAGTCCTTGGGCCACGCGCGCCGTGCGCTGGAGATCAACCTTGCCACCTTCGGCCCCGAGCACCTCCAGGTGGGCGGCACCTACGACGTGGTGGGGGAGGCCTACCTGGGCAAGGGGCAATACCGGGAGGCCCGGGAGAGCTACCAGAAGGCGCTCGCCATCAAGGAGAAGGCGCTGGGCAAGACGCACGTGGACCTGAGCTACTCGGCGACGGGCCTGGCGCAGAGCTACCTGAAGCTGAACGAGCCCGCGCGGGCCCTGCCGCTCTTCGAACGAGTCCTCGCGCTCGCCCCACCGGGTCAGCGGGGCGATGCGTACCTGGGAATGGCCCAGGCACTGGACACGCGAGGACCCCAGCGCTCACAGGCACTGGAGCGCGCCCGAAAGGCGCGCGCCGAGTACGAACAAGCCAAGGATGCGGAGGGAGTGGCGAAGGTGGACGCCTGGCTCGCGAAGCACCCAGGCGTCGCCGGCCGGTCCCTTTAG
- a CDS encoding dipeptidase, translating to MNRRQFLVSVGAVGAGLALPAAANTPATPSRPLKASSIWVDGQGALDGLEPAGEGKLVPTQRLIDAIKQRRIDLISLTIAEVGNGPSRFQGAVESITWWDQLIQRHSKLFAKIESAADIRAAREAGKLGLIYNFQDTTPFEADPDKVATFATLGVKVMQLTYNKRNIAGDGCLERANAGLSDFGREVIAKINEANVLLDLSHAGQRTIAEGIAESKAPLAITHSGCRALVDLPRNVHDAELRALAAKGGVFGVYLMPFIKAQGQPGTEDLQRHLAHAVNVCGEDHVGIGTDNPLMGYTIDDKMREEHRKFFESRTKRGIAAPGETADVFNLVEGYNSVDRYDRLAADLRALGWSSARVDKVLGGNFVRLFREVWKA from the coding sequence ATGAACCGTCGCCAATTCCTCGTCTCTGTAGGTGCCGTGGGTGCGGGGCTTGCCCTTCCCGCTGCCGCGAACACGCCGGCCACTCCATCCCGTCCACTCAAGGCCAGCTCGATCTGGGTCGATGGGCAAGGCGCCCTCGATGGCCTCGAGCCCGCCGGAGAGGGAAAGCTTGTCCCCACCCAGCGGCTCATCGACGCGATCAAGCAGCGCCGCATCGATCTGATCAGCCTCACCATCGCCGAGGTGGGCAATGGGCCAAGCCGCTTCCAAGGTGCCGTCGAGTCAATCACCTGGTGGGACCAGCTGATCCAAAGGCACTCGAAGCTGTTCGCCAAGATCGAGAGCGCCGCCGACATTCGCGCCGCTCGCGAGGCGGGGAAGCTCGGGCTCATCTACAACTTCCAGGACACGACCCCGTTCGAGGCCGATCCGGACAAGGTCGCGACCTTCGCCACGCTTGGCGTCAAGGTGATGCAGCTCACCTACAACAAGCGAAACATCGCGGGCGACGGATGCCTCGAACGCGCGAACGCGGGGCTCTCCGACTTCGGGCGCGAGGTGATCGCGAAGATCAACGAGGCGAACGTCCTGCTGGACCTCAGCCATGCCGGGCAGCGGACCATCGCGGAGGGCATCGCCGAGAGCAAGGCGCCGCTCGCCATCACCCACAGCGGCTGCCGAGCGCTCGTCGACCTCCCGCGCAACGTCCATGATGCCGAGCTGCGGGCGCTGGCGGCCAAGGGCGGCGTGTTCGGCGTGTACCTGATGCCCTTCATCAAGGCCCAGGGACAGCCAGGGACCGAGGACCTCCAGCGTCACCTCGCCCATGCGGTCAATGTCTGCGGCGAGGACCACGTCGGCATCGGCACCGACAACCCGCTGATGGGCTACACGATCGACGACAAGATGCGCGAGGAGCACCGAAAGTTCTTCGAGAGTCGCACCAAGCGGGGCATCGCCGCTCCGGGAGAGACGGCGGACGTCTTCAACCTCGTCGAGGGCTACAACAGCGTGGACCGCTACGACCGGCTCGCGGCGGACCTGCGGGCTCTGGGCTGGAGCTCCGCGCGGGTCGACAAGGTGCTCGGCGGCAACTTCGTCCGCCTGTTCCGCGAGGTCTGGAAGGCCTAG
- a CDS encoding CoA pyrophosphatase translates to MDSFFDTLEARIASHPPRPLNLPGLVLRESAVLVPLFERDGVPHILFTRRPAHLRTHANQFSFPGGGRDPEDATPLHTALRETEEELGIDRSRVRVLGMLDEVPTTTSFRIQPFVGVIPGDGQYRPSAEEVAFILEVPLVGLLDPAIRRTEKRTVREVEYDVFFYTYNTHVIWGATARILYDLLHHVAALPASVFRAPAGRGTG, encoded by the coding sequence GTGGACTCCTTCTTCGACACCCTCGAGGCCCGCATCGCCTCTCACCCGCCTCGGCCGCTGAACCTGCCGGGGCTGGTGCTGCGGGAGTCGGCGGTGCTCGTTCCGCTCTTCGAGCGCGACGGGGTGCCGCACATCCTCTTCACGCGTCGCCCCGCTCACCTGCGCACGCACGCCAACCAGTTCTCCTTCCCGGGAGGCGGCAGGGACCCCGAGGACGCCACGCCGCTGCACACCGCGCTCCGGGAGACCGAGGAGGAACTGGGCATCGACCGCTCGCGGGTCCGGGTGCTCGGCATGCTGGACGAGGTGCCCACCACCACCTCGTTCCGCATCCAGCCCTTCGTGGGCGTCATCCCTGGAGATGGGCAGTACCGGCCCAGCGCCGAGGAGGTGGCCTTCATCCTCGAGGTGCCGCTCGTCGGGCTGCTGGACCCCGCCATCCGCCGCACGGAGAAGCGCACCGTGCGCGAGGTGGAGTACGACGTGTTCTTCTATACCTACAACACCCACGTCATCTGGGGCGCCACGGCGCGCATCCTCTACGACTTGCTTCACCACGTTGCGGCGCTGCCCGCCAGTGTCTTCCGTGCCCCAGCGGGCAGGGGCACGGGGTAA
- a CDS encoding undecaprenyl-diphosphate phosphatase: MSLIEAIVLGLVQGLTEFLPISSTAHLRIVPELLGWKDPGAAYSAVIQLGTVAAVLIYFRGDLVKLTVAFFQGLARRQPFATLEARLAWFVLVGTLPIGVCGLAFKKYIESSLRSLYIISASLIILAIILFIVERIASHKRTVADMGWKDALIIGAWQSVALIPGSSRSGTTLTGALSLGLRREDAARYSFLLSIPATTLAGVFELKHLLEADTRPSALTLWVGTLVAFGSGWAAIAWLLRYLRTRSTMVFVVYRVALGLALIGLLQAGVLQPLSGVENLTPPEQPLKPPVEKQVTD, encoded by the coding sequence ATGAGTCTCATCGAAGCCATCGTCCTCGGGCTGGTCCAGGGGCTCACCGAGTTCCTCCCCATCAGCTCCACCGCGCACCTGCGCATCGTCCCGGAGCTGCTCGGCTGGAAGGATCCCGGCGCGGCCTACTCCGCCGTCATCCAGCTGGGCACCGTGGCCGCCGTGCTCATCTACTTCCGAGGCGACCTGGTGAAGCTCACCGTGGCCTTCTTCCAGGGCCTCGCGCGCCGCCAGCCGTTCGCCACCCTCGAGGCGCGGCTGGCCTGGTTCGTCCTCGTGGGCACCCTGCCCATCGGCGTGTGCGGCCTGGCCTTCAAGAAGTACATCGAGAGCTCGCTGCGCTCGCTCTACATCATCTCCGCCAGCCTCATCATCCTGGCGATCATCCTCTTCATCGTCGAGCGGATCGCCTCGCACAAGCGCACCGTGGCCGACATGGGCTGGAAGGATGCGCTGATCATCGGCGCGTGGCAGTCCGTGGCGCTCATCCCCGGCTCGTCGCGCTCGGGCACCACGCTCACCGGAGCCCTGTCGCTCGGCTTGCGGCGCGAGGACGCGGCGCGCTACTCCTTCCTGCTCTCCATCCCGGCCACCACCCTGGCGGGCGTCTTCGAGCTCAAGCACCTGCTGGAAGCCGACACCCGGCCCTCGGCGTTGACCCTGTGGGTGGGAACCCTGGTGGCCTTTGGCTCGGGCTGGGCGGCCATCGCCTGGCTGCTGCGCTATCTTCGCACCCGGTCGACGATGGTCTTCGTCGTGTATCGTGTGGCGCTGGGCCTGGCGCTGATCGGGCTGCTGCAGGCCGGGGTGCTCCAGCCGCTCTCGGGGGTGGAGAACCTCACGCCTCCGGAGCAGCCCCTGAAGCCTCCCGTAGAGAAGCAGGTAACGGACTGA
- a CDS encoding YchJ family protein: MPPAPPCPCSSGLRYRQCCAPYHRGEAEPPDAEALMRSRYSAFALKEAAYLWKTLHPEHPDRARPEAEVVRELRAFAQSHQYPGLVVMDRRPADAHGVAQVLFFAKVFEKGKDRSFVERSDFRHDGTGWRYVSGVPRLPRELAGPPEALTLATFPA; the protein is encoded by the coding sequence ATGCCCCCTGCCCCGCCCTGCCCCTGCTCCTCCGGCCTTCGCTACCGCCAGTGCTGTGCGCCCTACCACCGTGGCGAAGCCGAGCCGCCCGACGCCGAGGCGCTGATGCGCTCGCGCTACAGCGCCTTCGCCCTCAAGGAGGCGGCCTACCTCTGGAAGACGCTGCACCCGGAGCACCCGGACCGGGCGCGACCGGAGGCCGAGGTGGTGCGAGAGCTGCGCGCCTTCGCGCAGAGCCACCAGTACCCCGGGCTGGTGGTGATGGACCGCCGACCGGCGGATGCGCACGGCGTGGCGCAGGTGCTCTTCTTCGCCAAGGTGTTCGAGAAGGGCAAGGACCGCTCCTTCGTGGAGCGCTCGGACTTCCGCCATGACGGGACAGGCTGGCGCTACGTGTCCGGCGTGCCGCGCCTGCCCCGCGAGCTGGCGGGGCCTCCCGAGGCGCTCACGCTGGCGACTTTTCCCGCGTGA
- the ahcY gene encoding adenosylhomocysteinase, whose translation MAKLSSLKRPKNSFAPVHCDIKDPSLADKGRGRIEWAGRTMPVLTQIQERFLRQKPLKGMKVTACLHVTAETANLMVALKAGGAEVSLCASNPLSTQDDVAAALVADYGMSIFAIKGEDHETYYRHIDQALEGGPHLTMDDGADVVGVLHSKHRDLMKDVIGGTEETTTGVIRLRAMARDQVLGYPIVGVNEAKTKHLFDNRYGTGQSTLDGIIRATNRMLAGSVFVVAGYGWCGRGLAMRAKGMGADVVVTEVDPTTALEAVMDGYRVMPMGEAAKIGDFFCTVTGNVSVIRAEHFEKMKDGAIVCNSGHFNVELDLKALHKLSKRRAFIREFVEEFTLRSGKKVIVLGEGRLINLASAEGHPSSVMDMSFANQALCSEWIVKNHEALEKKVYGVPEHIDQEIARLKLKSLGVKIDALTKEQVKYLASWNEGT comes from the coding sequence ATGGCCAAGCTCAGCAGCCTCAAGCGTCCGAAGAACAGCTTTGCCCCCGTGCACTGCGACATCAAGGACCCCTCGCTGGCGGACAAGGGGCGCGGCCGCATCGAGTGGGCGGGACGTACCATGCCGGTGCTGACGCAGATCCAGGAGCGCTTCCTTCGGCAGAAGCCCCTCAAGGGGATGAAGGTGACGGCGTGCCTGCACGTCACCGCCGAGACGGCCAACCTCATGGTGGCGCTCAAGGCGGGAGGGGCGGAGGTGTCGCTGTGTGCCTCCAACCCGCTGAGCACGCAGGACGACGTGGCCGCGGCGCTGGTGGCCGACTACGGCATGTCCATCTTCGCCATCAAGGGGGAGGACCACGAGACGTACTACCGCCACATCGACCAGGCGCTGGAGGGCGGGCCGCACCTCACCATGGATGACGGCGCGGACGTGGTGGGTGTGCTGCACAGCAAGCACCGGGACCTGATGAAGGATGTCATCGGAGGGACGGAGGAGACCACGACGGGCGTCATCCGCCTGCGCGCCATGGCGCGGGACCAGGTGCTGGGCTACCCCATCGTCGGGGTGAACGAGGCGAAGACGAAGCACCTGTTCGACAACCGCTACGGCACGGGCCAGTCGACGCTCGACGGTATCATCCGCGCCACCAACCGGATGCTGGCGGGCAGCGTGTTCGTGGTGGCGGGCTACGGCTGGTGTGGGCGGGGACTGGCGATGCGCGCCAAGGGCATGGGCGCCGATGTGGTCGTCACCGAGGTGGACCCCACCACGGCGCTCGAGGCGGTGATGGACGGCTACCGCGTCATGCCGATGGGCGAGGCGGCGAAGATCGGCGACTTCTTCTGCACGGTGACGGGCAACGTCAGCGTCATCCGCGCCGAGCACTTCGAGAAGATGAAGGATGGCGCCATCGTCTGCAACTCGGGCCACTTCAACGTGGAGCTGGACCTGAAGGCGCTGCACAAGCTGTCCAAGCGCCGCGCGTTCATCCGCGAGTTCGTGGAGGAGTTCACCCTGCGCAGTGGCAAGAAGGTCATCGTGCTGGGCGAGGGCCGCCTCATCAACCTGGCCTCGGCGGAAGGGCACCCCTCCAGCGTGATGGACATGTCCTTCGCCAACCAGGCGCTGTGCTCCGAGTGGATCGTCAAGAACCACGAGGCGCTGGAGAAGAAGGTCTACGGGGTGCCCGAGCACATCGATCAGGAGATCGCCCGGCTCAAGCTCAAGAGCCTGGGCGTGAAGATCGACGCGCTCACCAAGGAGCAGGTGAAGTACCTGGCATCCTGGAACGAGGGGACCTGA
- the metK gene encoding methionine adenosyltransferase translates to MPTDFMFTSESVTEGHPDKIADQISDGVLDAILAKDPQGRVAVETLVKTGLAIVAGEVTTNCYVDIPKIVRSTICRIGYTDSSMGYDGNTCGVMVAIEGQSQDIARGVDNKKEQGAGDQGMMFGFACDETPELMPAPLHYAHALTRRLAEVRRKQHDWIRPDGKSQVSVQYKDGRPVRIDTVVVSTQHSEDISNKKIHEAIREDVIAKALPAKLLDKKTKFFINPTGRFVVGGPMGDSGVTGRKIIVDTYGGMGRHGGGAFSGKDPSKVDRSAAYMGRYIAKNVVAAGLARRCEVQVSYAIGVADPVSVMVETFGTATASEEKIADAVRDVFNLRPRGIIETLDLLRPIYQKTAAYGHFGRSEKEFTWERTDKKDALVDALGGSARLKAVGNS, encoded by the coding sequence ATGCCTACCGACTTCATGTTCACGTCTGAATCCGTTACCGAAGGCCACCCGGACAAGATCGCCGATCAGATCTCCGACGGGGTGCTGGACGCCATCCTCGCCAAGGATCCGCAGGGCCGCGTGGCCGTGGAGACCCTGGTCAAGACGGGCCTCGCCATCGTGGCGGGCGAGGTGACGACGAACTGTTACGTGGACATCCCGAAGATCGTCCGCAGCACCATCTGCCGCATCGGCTACACCGATAGCTCCATGGGCTATGACGGCAACACCTGCGGCGTCATGGTGGCCATCGAGGGCCAGAGCCAGGACATCGCGCGCGGCGTGGACAACAAGAAGGAGCAGGGCGCCGGCGACCAGGGCATGATGTTCGGCTTCGCCTGCGACGAGACGCCGGAGCTGATGCCGGCCCCGCTGCACTACGCCCACGCGCTGACCCGCCGGCTGGCCGAGGTGCGCCGCAAGCAGCACGACTGGATCCGCCCGGACGGCAAGAGCCAGGTCAGCGTGCAGTACAAGGATGGCCGCCCGGTGCGCATCGACACGGTGGTGGTGTCCACGCAGCACTCGGAGGACATCTCCAACAAGAAGATCCACGAGGCCATCCGCGAGGACGTCATCGCCAAGGCGCTGCCGGCCAAGCTCCTGGACAAGAAGACCAAGTTCTTCATCAACCCCACGGGCCGCTTCGTGGTGGGTGGCCCCATGGGCGACTCGGGCGTGACGGGCCGGAAGATCATCGTCGACACCTACGGCGGCATGGGCCGTCACGGTGGCGGCGCCTTCTCGGGCAAGGATCCGTCGAAGGTGGACCGCTCGGCTGCCTACATGGGCCGCTACATCGCCAAGAACGTGGTGGCCGCCGGGCTGGCGCGCCGCTGCGAGGTGCAGGTCTCCTACGCCATCGGCGTGGCGGACCCGGTCAGCGTGATGGTGGAGACGTTCGGCACCGCCACGGCGTCCGAGGAGAAGATCGCCGATGCGGTCCGCGACGTGTTCAACCTGCGTCCGCGCGGCATCATCGAGACCCTGGACCTGCTGCGGCCCATCTACCAGAAGACGGCCGCCTACGGTCACTTCGGCCGCTCGGAGAAGGAGTTCACCTGGGAGCGCACCGACAAGAAGGACGCGCTGGTCGACGCCCTGGGCGGTTCGGCGCGCCTGAAGGCGGTCGGCAACTCGTAA
- a CDS encoding ABC transporter substrate-binding protein, with protein MNARLRSVPLLAALVLSLPALAAPNEAVSKPVKTVVQSVRYNKDVAALKHFGGEQQARFLLGDAWDKGTEAQRKEFVQLFHNLFAKIAFPKVRDNFKNLASITYEDPEVTGEEAKVASTIVIDHPMKKQELKLKYSLAKDKAGWKVVDVVVLGDSMLTGIRDDQVRPLLKDGGWDALLDAMRSKDKELASVQIK; from the coding sequence ATGAACGCTCGCCTCCGCTCCGTGCCCCTTCTGGCTGCCCTCGTTCTCTCTCTGCCGGCGCTCGCCGCGCCCAACGAGGCAGTCTCCAAGCCCGTGAAGACCGTCGTCCAGTCCGTGCGCTACAACAAGGACGTGGCCGCTCTCAAGCACTTCGGCGGTGAGCAGCAGGCCCGCTTCCTGCTGGGCGATGCGTGGGACAAGGGCACCGAGGCGCAGCGCAAGGAGTTCGTCCAGCTCTTCCACAACCTGTTCGCGAAGATCGCCTTCCCCAAGGTCCGCGACAACTTCAAGAACCTGGCCTCCATCACCTACGAGGACCCCGAGGTGACGGGCGAGGAGGCGAAGGTGGCCTCCACCATCGTCATCGACCACCCGATGAAGAAGCAGGAGCTCAAGCTCAAGTACAGCCTGGCCAAGGACAAGGCCGGCTGGAAGGTGGTGGACGTGGTGGTGCTCGGCGACTCGATGCTCACCGGCATTCGCGATGATCAGGTCCGCCCGCTGCTGAAGGATGGCGGCTGGGACGCGCTGCTCGACGCGATGCGCTCCAAGGACAAGGAGCTCGCCTCGGTGCAGATCAAGTAA